From Lagenorhynchus albirostris chromosome 10, mLagAlb1.1, whole genome shotgun sequence, the proteins below share one genomic window:
- the PGBD1 gene encoding piggyBac transposable element-derived protein 1, which produces MDEASPGPAPENGDSLVKVKEEDPTWEQMCSSQDSSSHTLELCRLRFRRFCYQEVTGPREALAQLQELCHQWLRPETHTKEQILELLVLEQFLTILPQELQAWVQVYPLESGEDAVTVLENLEKDTGDSGQQASVYTQGQDMHLPVTEYQGTSLECQRPQLLPGVTTLKCEPPEPHQEVAQEVSGPAPQGPAPPQEENPRDQAAVPGFNSARSQTSVKTEEAAVQALVPEQWPHLSLAQRNLYGNSAQETVTNISLMPEEVVTKDGLFNTKQETSEEMERGAEVSGIPNRDWVPQAPCSTPVPAERTVAHLNTLKDRHPADLWARMHISSLEYAAGDITRKGRKKDKARVSELLQGLAFSGDSDVEEDDEPETQPAPKRPKVSSVPEKNWTKRDIKPNFPSWSALDSGLSNLKSEKLNPVELFELFFDDETFNLIVSETNNYASQKNVNLEVTVQEMRCVLGVLLLSGLVRRPRRGMYWEMSDADQNLVRDSIRRDRFELIFSYLHFADNSHLDQNDKFTKLRPLIKQMNKNFLLYAPLEEYYCFDKTMCECFDSDQFLNGKPIRIGYKVWCGTTTQGYLVWFEPYQEESTTMAGKDLDLGLGGNLVMNFADVLLERGHYPYHLCFNSFFTSVKLMSALKKKGVRATGTIRENRTEKCPLMSAEHMKKMQKGYFDFRVEENDEIILCHWHGDGIISLCSNAVGIEPVNEICCFADDKEIPQISQPSIVKLYDECREGVAKMEQIISKYRVRIRGKKWYSVLVSYMIDVAMSNAWHLHRACNPGASLELGDFRRDVAHFYLAHNANMSD; this is translated from the exons atggatgaagcttcgCCAGGCCCCGCTCCTGAGAATGGAGACAGCCTTGTGAAAGTGAaggaggaagatcccacatgggagCAGATGTGCAGCTCACAGGACAGCAGCTCCCACACTCTGGAGCTTTGCCGCCTGCGCTTCCGGCGGTTCTGCTACCAGGAGGTAACCGGGCCCCGGGAGGCTCTGGCCCAGCTCCAAGAACTTTGCCATCAATGGCTGCGGCCGGAGACCCACACCAAGGAGCAGATCCTGGAGCTGCTGGTGCTGGAGCAGTTCCTGACCATCCTGCCCCAGGAGCTCCAGGCCTGGGTGCAGGTGTATCCTCTGGAGAGCGGGGAAGATGCAGTGACAGTGCTGGAGAatctagagaaagacacaggagACTCAGGACAGCAG GCTTCTGTCTACACTCAGGGACAGGATATGCACCTACCGGTGACAGAATATCAAGGAACCTCTTTGGAGTGTCAGAGGCCCCAGCTACTGCCTGGGGTAACCACCTTGAAGTGTGAACCCCCAGAGCCCCACCAAGAGGTCGCCCAAGAAGTGAGTG GGCCTGCTCCCCAGggaccagcccctccccaggaagAGAATCCCAGAGACCAGGCAGCAGTACCGGGGTTTAACTCAGCCAGGTCCCAG aCATCAGTGAAGACTGAGGAAGCAGCAGTCCAGGCCCTTGTCCCAGAGCAGTGGCCACATCTGAGTCTGGCCCAGAGGAACCTCTATGGAAACTCGGCTCAGGAGACGGTTACAAACATCAGTCTGATGC CTGAAGAAGTTGTAACTAAAGATGGATTGTTTAACACAAAGCAAGAAACTTCTGAAGAAATGGAACGAGGTGCTGAGGTCTCAGGAATACCCAACAG agaTTGGGTACCCCAGGCCCCTTGTAGTACCCCTGTTCCTGCTGAAAGAACAGTTGCGCATTTGAACACTCTGAAGGACCGTCACCCTGCTGACTTGTGGGCTCGGATGCACATCTCATCCCTGGAATATGCTGCAGGAGACATTACccgaaaagggagaaaaaaagacaaagctcGAGTGAGTGAACTGCTCCAAGGCCTCGCATTTTCTGGTGATTCAGATGTGGAAGAGGATGACGAGCCTGAGACTCAGCCTGCTCCAAAAAGACCAAAGGTGTCAAGCGTCCCAGAGAAGAACTGGACTAAAAGAGACATTAAACCCAACTTTCCAAGCTGGTCAGCACTGGATTCTGGACTTTCGAATCTCAAGAGTGAAAAGTTGAACCCAGTGGAGctctttgagttattttttgatgatgaaacATTCAACTTGATTGTCAGTGAAACCAATAATTATGCTTCTCAGAAAAATGTCAACTTGGAAGTCACAGTTCAGGAAATGAGGTGTGTGCTTGGTGTCCTGCTTTTGAGTGGCCTTGTGAGGCGTCCCAGAAGGGGAATGTATTGGGAAATGTCTGATGCCGATCAGAACCTGGTTAGAGATTCAATCAGAAGGGACAGATTTGAATTGATTTTCTCATACCTGCATTTTGCAGATAACAGCCACCTAGATCAAAATGATAAGTTTACAAAATTGAGGCCTCTcataaagcaaatgaataaaaattttctcCTGTACGCTCCCCTTGAAGAATACTATTGTTTTGATAAGACAATGTGCGAGTGCTTTGATAGTGACCAGTTCCTGAATGGGAAACCTATTAGAATTGGCTATAAAGTCTGGTGTGGTACAACCACACAGGGTTATCTGGTTTGGTTTGAGCCCTATCAAGAAGAGTCAACTACGATGGCAGGTAAGGATCTTGATCTTGGTTTAGGTGGAAATCTAGTGATGAATTTTGCTGATGTTCTTTTAGAGAGAGGTCACTATCCCTATCACCTGTGTTTTAATAGCTTCTTTACAAGTGTCAAATTGATGTCAGCCTTGAAGAAGAAAGGGGTGAGGGCAACAGGAACAATTCGTGAGAACAGGACTGAAAAATGTCCCCTGATGAGTGCagaacatatgaaaaaaatgcagaagGGGTATTTCGATTTCCGAGTAGAAGAAAATGATGAGATAATTCTGTGTCATTGGCATGGTGATGGTATTATCAGTCTGTGCTCCAACGCTGTTGGCATAGAGCCAGTCAATGAGATATGTTGTTTTGCCGATGACAAGGAGATCCCTCAGATAAGTCAGCCTTCCATAGTGAAACTGTATGATGAATGCAGGGAAGGCGTAGCTAAAATGGAAcagatcatttccaaatataGGGTGAGAATAAGAGGCAAGAAATGGTACTCAGTTTTGGTGAGCTACATGATTGATGTAGCCATGAGCAATGCATGGCACCTGCACAGAGCCTGTAACCCAGGTGCCTCTCTAGAACTTGGGGATTTTCGGAGAGATGTTGCCCATTTCTACTTGGCACATAATGCAAATATGTCAGATTAA
- the ZSCAN26 gene encoding zinc finger and SCAN domain-containing protein 26, with translation MATALVTTPSPAPLNLKKEGLHLVKEDYRSPREQGAKLQGNGAGLGQEPLCKQFRQLRYEETTGPREALSRLRELCRQWLRPDAHTKEQILELLVLEQLLTILPEELQARVREHHPESGEDVVVVLEDLQPELRGTEQQVDPNQAKKQKMLVEETAPLKAVLKQQVQTEGEIPKPKRQKGEETRIENGKLVVETDSCGGVESSGKISEPKEAYYEDSNLDRQQAKAKEKTDYKCSECGEGFIQHSDLIKHEGSHRGEKLCESEVCQSSSLTGHQKIHSREKGHQCHECGKTFQRSSHLVRHQKIHLGEKPYQCKECEKVFSQNAGLLEHLRIHTGEKPYLCIHCGKNFRRSSHLNRHQRIHSQEEPCECKECGKTFSQALLLTHHQRIHSHSKSHQCNECGKAFSLTSDLIRHHRIHTGEKPFKCTICQKAFRLNSHLTQHVRIHNEEKPYECNECGEAFRQRSGLFQHQRYHHKDKQA, from the exons ATGGCAACAGCATTGGTAACCACTCCTTCCCCGGCTCCTCTGAATCTGAAGAAGGAGGGACTTCACTTAGTGAAGGAGGATTACCGCTCTCCTCGGGAACAGGGGGCCAAGCTGCAAGGAAACGGCGCAGGCCTCGGGCAGGAGCCACTGTGCAAACAGTTCAGGCAGTTGCGCTATGAAGAGACCACAGGACCTCGAGAAGCGCTGAGCCGGCTCCGGGAGCTCTGCCGACAGTGGCTGCGGCCCGACGCCCACACCAAGGAGCAGATCCTGGAGCTGCTGGTGCTGGAGCAGCTCCTGACCATCCTGCCCGAGGAGCTGCAGGCCCGGGTGCGGGAGCATCACCCAGAGAGTGGGGAAGATGTGGTTGTTGTACTGGAGGATTTGCAGCCAGAACTGAGAGGAACAGAACAACAGGTG GACCCAAAccaggcaaagaaacagaaaatgcttGTGGAGGAGACGGCCCCTCTGAAAGCAGTGCTGAAGCAGCAGGTCCAGACTGAGGGTGAAATTCCCAAGCCCAAGAGACAGAAGG GTGAGGAGACAAGGATTGAGAATGGGAAGCTGGTTGTAGAGACAGACTCCTGTGGAGGAGTGGAATCATCTGGGAAAATATCTGAACCCAAAGAGGCTTATTATGAGGACTCTAACTTGGATAGGCAGCAGGCCAAGGCCAAGGAGAAGACTGACTATAAATGCTCAGAATGTGGGGAGGGGTTCATCCAGCACTCAGACCTGATTAAGCATGAAGGTTCACACAGGGGAGAAAAGCTCTGTGAATCTGAAGTGTGTCAGAGTTCTAGTCTTACTGGACATCAGAAAATCCACTCTAGAGAGAAGGGTCATCAGTGTCATGAGTGTGGGAAAACCTTTCAGAGAAGTTCACACCTTGTCAGACATCAGAAAATCCATCTTGGCGAGAAGCCTTATCAGTGCAAGGAGTGTGAAAAAGTCTTTAGCCAGAATGCAGGCCTTTTGGAACATCTCAGAatccatactggagagaaaccttacctGTGTATCCACTGTGGAAAGAACTTTCGGCGCAGCTCTCACCTTAATCGACACCAGAGAATTCACAGTCAGGAGGAGCCCTGTGAGTGCAAGGAGTGTGGGAAAACCTTTAGTCAGGCCCTACTCCTCACCCACCATCAGAGAATCCACAGCCACTCCAAAAGCCATCAGTGTAAcgagtgtgggaaagccttcagttTGACCTCAGACCTTATTCGACACCACAGgattcacactggagaaaaacctTTCAAGTGTACCATATGCCAGAAAGCCTTCCGACTAAACTCACACCTTACTCAGCACGTGAGAATCCACAACGAGGAAAAACCGTACGAGTGTAATGAATGTGGAGAAGCCTTCAGACAGAGATCAGGTCTTTTTCAACATCAGAGATATCACCACAAAGACAAACAGGCTTGA
- the LOC132527933 gene encoding protein BEX3-like, with protein sequence MKTQVQENREVEQPVQNAEQDRPLGGDEGHQPAGNNRQGQARRLAPNFPWAIPKRQVNDGMGGDGDDMEMFMEEMREIRRKLRELQLRNCLRILMGELSNHHDHHDEFCLMP encoded by the exons atgaaaacacag GTCCAGGAAAACAGAGAAGTGGAGCAGCCTGTGCAGAATGCAGAGCAAGACCGCCCTTTGGGAGGGGACGAAGGCCACCAGCCAGCAGGAAATAATAGACAGGGACAGGCTCGCCGACTTGCCCCTAATTTCCCATGGGCCATACCCAAGAGGCAGGTCAACGATGGGATGGGTGGAGATGGAGATGATATGGAAATGTTCATGGAGGAGATGAGAGAAATCAGGAGAAAACTTAGGGAGCTGCAGTTGAGGAACTGTCTGCGTATCCTTATGGGGGAGCTCTCTAATCACCATGACCATCATGATGAATTTTGCCTTATGCCTTGA